A DNA window from Phycisphaerae bacterium contains the following coding sequences:
- a CDS encoding zf-HC2 domain-containing protein, with protein MITCQHARQLFDRYLDGELSPSLQAELHAHQLSCSACQTELAMLEACGDVIMLDRRREPKLSDSFTDRVLLARRAQLASQPRRRHWARTLVVVASPLAAAASIALCLTLMWPDAPQRQTKTGVAVRVEVPPGSTTAVYGGSSAQGNPDPNLPATQMPSSALMDSILTTVVERTSRTVERAKNNFSHLELLFQRALAETNAQVAAQDAGSPRRASSGQRSADQPGAEQELLNSPGTGFENSGDSGNDQLLEPL; from the coding sequence ATGATCACTTGTCAACATGCACGACAGTTGTTCGACCGCTACCTTGATGGGGAGTTGTCCCCGTCGTTGCAGGCGGAATTGCATGCTCACCAGTTGAGCTGTTCAGCCTGTCAGACCGAGCTGGCGATGCTCGAGGCGTGCGGCGACGTGATTATGTTGGATCGGCGCCGTGAACCGAAGCTCAGCGACTCCTTCACCGATCGCGTTCTCTTGGCCCGTCGTGCTCAATTGGCCTCTCAACCCCGCCGCCGGCACTGGGCTCGTACCCTTGTGGTGGTGGCTTCCCCGCTGGCCGCCGCCGCCAGCATCGCCTTGTGCCTCACGCTGATGTGGCCGGATGCCCCGCAGCGACAAACCAAGACGGGTGTCGCGGTCCGGGTGGAAGTGCCCCCTGGCAGCACGACAGCGGTTTATGGCGGGTCCTCCGCACAAGGGAATCCGGATCCGAATCTGCCCGCCACCCAGATGCCTTCGTCTGCTCTGATGGACTCGATCCTGACGACCGTCGTCGAACGGACCAGCCGTACCGTTGAGAGAGCAAAGAACAACTTCTCCCATCTCGAGCTGCTGTTCCAGCGAGCCTTGGCGGAAACGAACGCTCAGGTTGCGGCTCAGGACGCCGGTTCGCCGCGCAGGGCATCCTCAGGTCAGCGGTCGGCGGATCAGCCGGGTGCCGAACAGGAGTTGCTGAATTCACCGGGGACGGGTTTCGAGAACAGTGGCGACTCCGGCAACGATCAACTGCTCGAACCGCTGTGA
- a CDS encoding PilZ domain-containing protein → MIVTEQQFGLLGLTNEQLNALLDDMDKACKETKASEHRRSIRKPFRSVNVKVSILDKASREAVSFKVPTRNISLHGLAFLHHRMLQVGQMLRIQIPFRKGYTVELLARVARCRHISGMIHEIGAEFKGRLSGHVISNEDEAAQTLESAAPEPPLADV, encoded by the coding sequence ATGATTGTGACGGAGCAACAATTCGGATTGCTCGGACTGACCAACGAGCAGCTCAACGCCTTGTTGGATGACATGGACAAGGCATGCAAAGAGACAAAGGCCTCGGAGCATCGCCGCTCGATTCGCAAGCCGTTCCGGTCGGTCAATGTGAAGGTGTCCATTCTGGATAAGGCCTCGCGGGAGGCCGTCAGCTTCAAGGTTCCCACGCGCAACATCTCGCTTCATGGTTTAGCTTTTCTTCATCACCGCATGCTGCAGGTCGGTCAGATGCTCCGCATTCAGATCCCCTTTCGGAAAGGCTATACCGTCGAGTTGCTTGCCCGGGTCGCCAGATGCCGTCACATCAGCGGCATGATTCACGAGATCGGCGCTGAGTTCAAAGGCAGGCTGAGCGGACACGTCATTTCAAACGAGGACGAGGCTGCGCAAACGCTCGAATCCGCCGCGCCTGAGCCGCCGCTCGCTGACGTCTGA
- a CDS encoding Rieske 2Fe-2S domain-containing protein: MPDYVFVIDARDVPPGRAVPAMVNDRWFAVCNDNGIFHVTAFNCPHENGPLGKGYVRDGALICPVHHWPWDLKTGLTDPRMPHLRLKIYPCELRDGRVYADITHPIPIGNRNLSGSP, from the coding sequence ATGCCGGATTACGTTTTCGTCATCGATGCCAGGGACGTCCCGCCCGGACGCGCAGTACCGGCGATGGTGAACGATCGCTGGTTCGCCGTGTGTAATGACAACGGCATCTTCCACGTAACCGCGTTCAACTGCCCGCATGAGAACGGACCGCTGGGCAAGGGGTACGTACGCGATGGGGCTCTGATCTGTCCCGTTCACCACTGGCCGTGGGATCTCAAGACCGGCCTGACGGATCCCCGGATGCCACACCTGCGGCTGAAGATCTACCCGTGCGAATTGCGCGACGGCAGGGTATACGCGGACATCACCCACCCGATCCCGATAGGGAATCGGAACCTCTCCGGATCACCGTAA
- the lpxK gene encoding tetraacyldisaccharide 4'-kinase, with the protein MAESTTYMEIVSGQRRGLLASLARGSLWIISKGYGSLLVVRNAWYDSVALPKWLDVPVISVGNLTVGGTGKTPMCGWLCRQLLGRGLKPAVLSRGYKASEEGLADEMLMLSRQYPQAVLVAHPDRYGAGCVAVEHYGVQAVILDDGFQHRRIGRDLDLLLVDATRPFGFGHLLPRGLLREPLKGMARAGAVVLTRCDLAGSVQVAELEKNVRRLHPEAPVVRAVHRPRGFTGLDGAPVPMPPADRIGCLAGIARPDAFERTLADMGIRVAQIQWWPDHHCYTAADAEMIRRWAEQNKLDALITTEKDAVKLEALKVDWPLPVVALHVEIDMLDDGEAILSGLIDEVLKEHSEPETLAAKENGDLDEEHSHR; encoded by the coding sequence ATGGCCGAGTCAACGACTTACATGGAGATCGTCAGCGGTCAGCGGCGAGGTCTGCTTGCCTCGTTGGCCCGGGGCTCGCTCTGGATTATTTCGAAGGGGTATGGCAGCCTCTTGGTAGTGAGGAATGCCTGGTATGACTCGGTAGCGCTGCCCAAATGGCTTGATGTCCCGGTGATTTCTGTCGGCAACCTGACGGTCGGCGGGACCGGTAAGACGCCAATGTGCGGGTGGTTGTGTCGTCAGCTTCTTGGCAGGGGGCTTAAGCCCGCCGTTCTGAGCAGGGGCTATAAGGCGTCCGAAGAAGGCTTGGCTGATGAAATGCTGATGCTCTCAAGGCAATACCCGCAGGCGGTTCTGGTTGCCCATCCCGACCGGTACGGGGCCGGTTGCGTCGCGGTCGAGCATTATGGGGTCCAGGCTGTGATTCTGGACGATGGCTTCCAGCATCGCAGGATCGGTCGCGATTTGGATCTCTTGCTTGTGGATGCAACCCGTCCGTTCGGATTCGGGCATCTCTTGCCCCGTGGTCTGCTTCGGGAGCCTCTGAAAGGGATGGCCCGGGCTGGCGCCGTGGTTCTGACCCGATGCGATCTTGCCGGATCAGTCCAGGTGGCCGAGTTGGAAAAGAACGTCCGACGGCTGCATCCGGAAGCCCCGGTGGTACGCGCGGTGCACCGGCCACGCGGGTTCACCGGGCTGGATGGTGCTCCCGTACCCATGCCCCCGGCCGACAGGATCGGTTGCCTCGCAGGCATCGCCAGACCGGACGCATTTGAGCGCACGTTGGCTGACATGGGAATTCGCGTGGCGCAAATCCAGTGGTGGCCGGATCACCACTGCTACACCGCCGCTGATGCGGAGATGATTCGACGCTGGGCCGAACAAAACAAGCTCGACGCGTTGATCACCACCGAGAAAGACGCGGTGAAACTGGAGGCTTTGAAGGTCGACTGGCCCTTGCCGGTCGTCGCCCTTCACGTCGAGATCGACATGCTGGATGACGGCGAAGCAATACTGTCCGGACTGATCGACGAGGTGCTGAAGGAGCACTCCGAGCCGGAGACCCTGGCCGCCAAGGAAAACGGAGACCTGGATGAAGAGCATTCACATCGTTGA
- a CDS encoding thymidylate synthase has translation MKSIHIVEKTLPMAWEKAVIACWEQGERFPTQYDKPEDPNSRDVTAMIHVTEPMSEPRLHRAFPGGLDDLEKYRDEVLLGVHDHWIAPQEGKWEYTYHERLFEYDPPWAGGGKIDQIATCVRLLKDCWYTRRAQAVTWKAWEDLGISDPACLQRMWFRIQNGRLNMNVHMRSNDAYKAAFMNMFAFVELQAQMARDIGVVVGEYIHIADSFHIYGSYFEEFQGFLKTVENRAVGDRVWDTGFAREMFIEGCDVLLAEQDMPQDKKELVRKRRAELTATG, from the coding sequence ATGAAGAGCATTCACATCGTTGAGAAGACGTTGCCGATGGCATGGGAGAAAGCGGTCATCGCGTGCTGGGAGCAGGGGGAGCGTTTTCCCACCCAATATGACAAGCCCGAGGATCCCAACAGCCGGGACGTGACGGCAATGATTCATGTCACCGAGCCCATGTCCGAACCCCGCCTGCATCGGGCGTTTCCGGGGGGCCTCGATGACCTTGAGAAGTATCGCGATGAGGTTCTGCTGGGCGTTCACGATCACTGGATTGCCCCACAAGAGGGTAAGTGGGAATACACGTATCACGAACGTCTGTTTGAGTATGACCCACCGTGGGCCGGCGGCGGGAAGATCGACCAGATCGCCACGTGCGTCAGGCTGCTTAAGGACTGCTGGTACACGCGGCGGGCTCAGGCGGTGACCTGGAAAGCGTGGGAGGATCTCGGCATCAGCGACCCCGCCTGCCTGCAGCGGATGTGGTTTCGCATTCAGAACGGTCGGCTCAACATGAACGTGCACATGCGGTCGAACGATGCTTACAAGGCGGCTTTCATGAACATGTTCGCGTTCGTGGAGCTTCAGGCGCAGATGGCCAGAGACATCGGCGTCGTAGTCGGCGAGTACATCCACATCGCCGATTCGTTCCACATCTACGGCAGTTACTTCGAGGAGTTCCAGGGCTTTCTCAAGACGGTTGAAAACCGCGCGGTGGGGGATCGGGTCTGGGACACCGGATTTGCCCGTGAGATGTTTATCGAAGGGTGCGACGTGTTGCTGGCCGAACAGGACATGCCTCAGGACAAAAAGGAACTGGTTCGCAAACGGCGGGCGGAATTGACGGCAACAGGCTAG
- a CDS encoding 2-dehydropantoate 2-reductase: MRIAIIGSGSVGCYYGAKLARCGHDVRFLMRRDLEAVRRSGLTIKSCEGDFRIKAAAFGDPAEIGPVDLVICALKATAIDDAERLIRPCLGPETPILALMNGLGIEERFVQWFGPERVFGGMAFVCINRGEPGVVHHLAYGRVAFGHFLDDLERVEAMAGLFAEAGIETMVRPSLKQARWEKLMWNIPFSTLTVTAGGVTTHEIVNDPGLRQLAWTLMQETGRAGNAHGCSIDIPVMTEKMMSNTLDMPPYRPSMLIDYQNRQPLEVEAILGEPVRQAAAAGVPVPAIETQYHLVSFLDRLNRGQINVSESRW, translated from the coding sequence ATGAGAATCGCGATCATTGGATCCGGATCGGTGGGCTGTTACTACGGGGCCAAGCTGGCACGGTGCGGTCATGACGTTCGTTTCCTGATGCGCCGCGATCTTGAGGCCGTCAGGCGAAGCGGCCTGACCATCAAGAGCTGCGAGGGCGATTTTCGAATCAAGGCGGCGGCTTTCGGCGATCCGGCCGAAATCGGGCCGGTCGATCTGGTGATTTGCGCGCTCAAGGCGACGGCGATCGACGACGCCGAGCGGCTGATCCGACCCTGTCTCGGTCCGGAGACGCCGATCCTTGCACTCATGAACGGATTGGGCATCGAAGAACGTTTCGTGCAGTGGTTCGGGCCCGAGCGCGTGTTCGGCGGAATGGCTTTCGTATGCATCAACCGGGGCGAGCCGGGCGTGGTGCATCACCTGGCCTATGGGCGGGTGGCATTCGGCCATTTCCTCGACGACCTCGAGCGGGTTGAAGCGATGGCCGGGCTCTTTGCCGAGGCGGGCATCGAAACCATGGTGCGGCCTTCTCTGAAACAGGCCCGATGGGAGAAGCTGATGTGGAACATCCCTTTCAGTACGCTGACCGTTACCGCCGGCGGAGTGACCACGCACGAGATCGTCAACGACCCCGGCCTCAGGCAACTTGCCTGGACGCTGATGCAGGAGACCGGCCGAGCCGGCAACGCCCACGGCTGTTCCATCGATATTCCCGTCATGACGGAGAAAATGATGTCCAACACTCTGGACATGCCGCCGTACAGGCCGTCAATGTTGATCGACTACCAGAACAGGCAACCGCTCGAGGTCGAAGCCATTCTGGGCGAACCGGTGCGTCAGGCGGCCGCCGCAGGCGTACCCGTTCCCGCTATTGAAACGCAGTATCATCTGGTTTCGTTTCTGGACAGGCTCAACCGCGGCCAGATCAACGTTTCGGAAAGCCGCTGGTGA
- the truD gene encoding tRNA pseudouridine(13) synthase TruD, whose product MLNVDELPYLTADVPGIGGRIKTRPEDFVVEEVPLYPPSGQGTHVYFRVEKTGLSTMRAVAEIARALGRPPRDVGYAGLKDADAVTTQMFSVEHADPDAIRTLSIPRMRIVDVSRHTNKLKLGHLAGNRFLIRIRDVDPARVGDVRATMEVLSKRGVPNYFGPQRFGMRGDTWQIGRALLREDYDEMVQVLLGRVKPSDYGDVRRARELFDQGDLQGAANAWPYPFNNERRVCRMLIKFNGNARKAIRSIDMRLQRFYISAYQSQLFNQIVAGRIGGLDRLMVGDLAWRHPQGAVFRVEDVAGEQPRCDAFEISPTGPLFGYRMTYPHGEPGQVETALINAEGTKPDEWREAGRHRVKGGRRPLRFQPQDVEVDAGQDDAGPYILLSMRLEAGCYATTVLREICKTVGQGTEVGEE is encoded by the coding sequence ATGCTGAACGTGGACGAATTGCCGTACCTGACTGCGGACGTGCCGGGAATCGGCGGTCGTATCAAGACGCGTCCCGAAGACTTTGTCGTCGAGGAGGTGCCGCTTTACCCGCCCTCGGGCCAGGGGACGCATGTCTATTTCCGGGTCGAGAAAACCGGCTTGTCCACGATGCGCGCGGTGGCCGAAATAGCCCGGGCGCTTGGTCGGCCGCCTCGCGATGTCGGCTACGCCGGTCTCAAAGACGCCGATGCCGTGACAACGCAGATGTTCAGCGTTGAGCATGCCGATCCTGATGCCATTCGGACCCTTTCAATTCCTCGCATGCGAATTGTGGACGTCTCGCGGCACACCAACAAACTGAAGCTCGGACACCTGGCCGGCAATCGCTTCCTCATCAGGATCCGCGACGTTGACCCGGCTCGCGTCGGTGATGTCCGCGCAACGATGGAAGTGTTGAGCAAGCGGGGAGTACCGAACTACTTCGGCCCGCAGCGATTTGGAATGCGCGGAGACACGTGGCAGATCGGCCGGGCCCTTCTGCGGGAAGATTACGACGAGATGGTTCAGGTGCTTCTCGGGCGAGTGAAGCCTTCTGATTACGGCGACGTTCGTCGGGCCCGTGAACTCTTCGACCAGGGAGACCTGCAGGGAGCGGCAAATGCCTGGCCCTACCCGTTCAATAACGAGCGTCGCGTCTGCCGGATGTTGATCAAGTTCAACGGCAACGCTCGCAAGGCAATCCGTTCCATCGACATGCGGCTCCAGCGGTTCTACATTTCGGCGTACCAGTCTCAATTGTTCAACCAGATTGTGGCCGGGCGGATCGGTGGTCTCGATCGGCTCATGGTCGGTGATCTGGCCTGGCGGCATCCGCAAGGCGCCGTCTTCCGGGTCGAGGACGTCGCCGGCGAGCAACCCCGTTGCGATGCCTTCGAGATCTCTCCAACTGGCCCGCTCTTTGGTTATCGCATGACTTACCCCCACGGCGAGCCCGGGCAAGTGGAAACGGCTCTCATTAACGCGGAGGGCACGAAACCGGATGAATGGCGCGAGGCCGGCAGGCATCGCGTCAAAGGTGGTCGGCGCCCGCTGCGTTTCCAGCCGCAGGACGTCGAGGTCGATGCAGGACAAGATGATGCTGGACCATACATCCTGCTGAGCATGCGGCTCGAAGCCGGTTGCTACGCGACGACGGTGCTGCGTGAAATCTGCAAGACTGTCGGACAAGGCACTGAGGTGGGGGAGGAGTGA